A region from the Aegilops tauschii subsp. strangulata cultivar AL8/78 chromosome 5, Aet v6.0, whole genome shotgun sequence genome encodes:
- the LOC109753991 gene encoding glutamate receptor 2.8 translates to MQCISAPKNLKLAVPHGMERTPRAILFLLLLLLVDPGVAQNTTGKADEFHVGVILNLGSLVGKVARTSISLAVQDFYAVHQNYSTKLTLHFRDSMASDVKAASAAIELLDNYKLQAIIGPQKSSEAVFISKIGNITQVPTVSFTATSPSLTSDTMPYFVRATLNDSAQVNSIASLVKAYGWREVVLVYENTDYGRGILPYLISALQESDVHVPYQSVIPPSATSEIMMQELYKLMTMQTRVFIVHMSSTMTSLLFTKAKEAGMMDKGFAWITTNGVANIIDSLNPSVTEVMNGVLGLRYHVPKSKELDSFSIRWNRMYQQDNPDESPFNKLSIVGLRAYDTIWALAQAAEKVGISSAPNKQPWSIKNSTCLESMVISPNGPKLLAAIVQNKFRGISGDFDLTDKQLKVSVFQIINVVGRGWREIGFWSVKSGLSRQLNQNGLKTTGSASMLDLNPVIWPGESTEIPRGWEIPISGKKLRVGVHTSNCPEFIKTFRDPVTNVTSASGLSVDIFEEAIKRLPFALTYEYLAFDTADTATTGSYNDFIYQVYLQKYDIAVGDITVRYNRSLYVDFTVPYTESGVGMIVPVKENMIKNMWIFLKPLSTGMWFGSIIFFIYTGVVAWLLEYLNGNQHVHGPFSLKQVGITMFFSIFEEKEKLERFLSRIVLLVWMFVFLVLTSSYTASFASMLTVQQLSPTVTDVHELQRKGEYVGFHRGSYIEGLLVDIGFEKSKMRPYETQEDFAAALSKGSKDGDIAALVHEIPYIKLFLAKYSKGYTMVGPIYKSAGFAFALPKQSPLRAEMSRAILNITGEDSINEIEKKWIYQNSHQHEDKIDGSGAITFESFGGLFLLTGIVTTCSLAVAMLMNLYKKYQENAWSKEDDQNECGHRQQGANGDSQEEQGDQNSNEHGNCSDIEKQTTLKVPLSSNTE, encoded by the exons ATGCAGTGCATCTCAGCACCAAAGAATCTAAAACTTGCGGTGCCCCACGGAATGGAGAGAACACCCCGAGCAATCCTCTTCCTCTTGCTCTTGCTCCTTGTCGATCCCGGCGTAGCTCAGAACACCACCGGCAAAGCAGACGAGTTCCATGTCGGAGTGATCCTCAATCTGGGCTCGCTGGTGGGAAAAGTGGCACGAACCAGCATTTCACTGGCCGTCCAAGACTTCTACGCGGTCCACCAGAATTACAGCACAAAGCTGACACTCCATTTCAGGGATTCCATGGCAAGTGATGTAAAGGCTGCATCAGCAG CGATTGAATTACTGGATAATTACAAACTGCAAGCCATCATTGGTCCCCAGAAATCATCAGAAGCTGTATTCATCTCCAAGATTGGAAATATAACCCAAGTCCCCACAGTATCCTTCACAGCAACAAGCCCCTCTCTCACTTCAGATACTATGCCATATTTTGTGCGTGCAACATTGAATGACTCAGCTCAGGTGAATAGCATTGCCTCGCTTGTAAAAGCCTATGGATGGAGAGAAGTGGTGCTAGTATATGAAAACACCGACTATGGTAGAGGCATTCTACCGTACCTCATTAGTGCACTTCAAGAGAGTGATGTTCATGTCCCGTATCAGAGTGTTATCCCTCCATCAGCAACAAGTGAAATCATGATGCAAGAACTCTATAAGTTGATGACAATGCAAACAAGGGTGTTTATTGTTCATATGTCATCCACGATGACTTCCCTTCTTTTTACAAAGGCCAAAGAGGCAGGGATGATGGACAAAGGATTTGCGTGGATTACTACAAACGGAGTAGCAAACATCATCGACTCACTCAATCCAAGTGTGACCGAGGTGATGAATGGTGTACTGGGATTAAGGTACCATGTCCCCAAATCAAAAGAGCTTGATAGTTTCTCCATAAGGTGGAACAGAATGTACCAACAGGATAACCCAGATGAATCACCCTTCAATAAACTAAGCATTGTTGGACTACGGGCCTATGATACGATATGGGCATTAGCACAGGCAGCAGAAAAGGTTGGGATATCCAGTGCCCCAAATAAGCAACCATGGTCCATTAAGAACTCCACATGCTTGGAATCCATGGTTATTTCCCCAAATGGTCCAAAACTCTTAGCAGCAATTGTACAAAATAAGTTTAGAGGTATAAGTGGCGACTTTGACCTTACAGACAAACAGCTTAAAGTTTCTGTGTTCCAAATAATAAATGTGGTTGGGAGAGGTTGGAGAGAAATCGGGTTTTGGAGTGTGAAAAGTGGACTTTCACGGCAGTTGAATCAAAATGGCTTAAAAACAACAGGATCAGCCTCAATGCTTGATCTAAATCCTGTAATTTGGCCAGGAGAGTCAACTGAAATACCGAGGGGCTGGGAAATTCCTATAAGTGGTAAGAAGCTTAGAGTCGGTGTGCACACGAGCAATTGCCCAGAGTTTATAAAGACATTCAGAGATCCTGTTACAAATGTAACAAGTGCGAGTGGCCTTTCAGTTGACATATTTGAGGAGGCAATAAAGAGGCTACCTTTTGCACTTACTTATGAGTACCTGGCATTTGACACAGCTGATACAGCAACTACCGGAAGCTATAACGATTTTATTTATCAAGTTTATCTTCAG AAATACGACATAGCGGTTGGAGATATTACTGTAAGGTACAATAGATCATTGTATGTCGACTTCACTGTACCGTACACAGAATCTGGAGTAGGGATGATTGTTCCAGTCAAGGAAAACATGATCAAGAATATGTGGATTTTCTTGAAACCATTGAGCACTGGAATGTGGTTTGGAAGCATCATATTCTTTATTTACACAGGAGTTGTTGCCTGGCTTCTGGAGTATCTAAATGGCAATCAACATGTACATGGTCCCTTTTCACTCAAACAAGTGGGGATTACAATGTTCTTCTCCATTTTTGAAGAGA AGGAGAAGCTGGAACGATTTCTATCCAGAATTGTTCTACTTGTATGGATGTTTGTTTTTCTGGTACTTACATCAAGTTATACAGCAAGCTTTGCATCAATGCTGACTGTACAGCAGCTTTCACCGACAGTGACTGATGTTCATGAACTCCAGAGGAAAGGAGAATATGTAGGGTTCCACCGTGGTTCCTATATAGAGGGTCTACTGGTGGATATTGGTTTTGAAAAATCAAAGATGAGGCCCTACGAAACACAGGAAGATTTCGCTGCTGCTCTTTCTAAAGGAAGCAAAGATGGTGACATTGCTGCGCTTGTACATGAAATCCCCTACATCAAACTGTTTCTTGCAAAGTACAGCAAAGGTTACACAATGGTGGGACCTATCTACAAGAGTGCAGGTTTTGCATTT GCGCTTCCCAAGCAATCACCACTAAGAGCTGAAATGTCAAGGGCAATACTCAACATAACAGGAGAAGATAGTATCAATGAAATTGAAAAGAAATGGATATATCAAAACAGCCATCAACATGAGGATAAAATTGATGGTTCAGGCGCTATCACCTTTGAAAGTTTTGGGGGGTTATTCCTCCTAACTGGGATCGTGACAACCTGTTCCCTTGCTGTAGCCATGCTGATGAACCTCTACAAAAAATATCAAGAAAATGCATGGAGCAAAGAAGACGATCAAAATGAGTGTGGACACAGGCAACAAGGAGCAAATGGAGATTCACAGGAAGAACAAGGAGATCAAAACAGCAATGAACACGGAAACTGCAGTGATATAGAGAAGCAGACAACATTGAAAGTGCCACTCAGTTCGAACACAGAGTGA
- the LOC109753989 gene encoding glutamate receptor 2.8, with protein MERASQITFFLLLIIHSSIAQNATTSGADEFPVGVILNLESLRGKMARTSILMALEDFYTAHRNYSPKVVLHIRDSKSNSIEAASAALDLLENYSVQVIIGPQTSSQAAFVSDLGNKSQVPVISFTATSPSLYSGSLPYFVRATLSDSTQVNSIASLIKAYGWRQVVPIYEETDYGRGVIPYLIDALQEIDVRVPYRSVIPLSATTEQITKELYKLLTMQTRVFLVHMSPDLASILFTMAKEVGMMKKGFVWIMTDGLTNVIDSTNPSVMEAMNGVLGVKFYTPKSEELDNFTIRWNRRLQIDNPNDPPLKLSIFELWGYDTIWAVAQAVENLGIKNKTSFQKPAVARNMTSLGTSRRLYHGESTTRHSGLASDLNPVIWPGKSTEVPRGWEAAVNGKKLRVGMHVSVYPQFMTSGKDPITGATKAEGLSIDVFEEAVKRLPYALPYEYVAFGTTNDTSTGGYDDFVYQVYLKKYDIAIGDITISENRMSYVDFTLPYTESGVAMVVPAKSSRTNNTWIFVEPLSRDLWLGSIILLFYTWVVLWLLEFLGNNTNIPGEVPRKLGIMTFFSLFGDKDRVERLLSRIVLIVWVFFFLVLSASYTANLATMLTIRQLNPTITDIHELRKSGDYVGCIRGSYVERILEQLNFDGSKIKTYNTYDGFYSALSKGSKNGGIAAFIHEVPYIRLFLVRNCKGYTMVPFYKAAGFGYAFPKGSPLVGDISKAILSVIGGDTINQIEKKWIGIGYQNNCNNAGRAPDPEKLTPDGFTGLFILSGVVSTSSLLIAVVIYFYEKKNSTTKTQPDQKGDQAEGNERGNEAGEEMQNIGLQPIGHRRNASAVSWGFRRSFGTRVAPVSSSSRF; from the exons ATGGAGAGAGCATCTCAAATCACCTTCTTCCTGTTACTCATCATCCACTCCAGCATAGCTCAAAATGCTACCACGAGTGGAGCAGATGAGTTCCCCGTTGGAGTGATCCTCAACTTGGAATCATTGCGGGGCAAGATGGCGCGGACAAGCATTTTGATGGCTCTGGAAGACTTCTACACAGCCCACAGAAACTACAGCCCGAAGGTAGTTCTCCACATCAGGGACTCCAAAAGTAACAGCATCGAAGCTGCATCAGCAG CTCTCGACCTGCTAGAGAATTACAGCGTCCAAGTTATTATAGGTCCTCAAACATCTTCACAAGCAGCATTTGTATCGGATCTCGGGAATAAAAGTCAGGTCCCTGTCATCTCCTTCACAGCAACAAGCCCATCTCTTTACTCTGGCAGTCTTCCATATTTTGTTCGTGCAACATTGAGTGACTCTACACAAGTGAATAGCATTGCCTCCCTAATCAAGGCCTACGGGTGGAGACAGGTGGTGCCAATTTATGAAGAAACTGACTATGGTAGAGGTGTCATACCATATCTCATTGACGCCCTCCAAGAAATTGATGTTCGTGTTCCCTACCGGAGTGTGATCCCCCTGTCAGCAACTACTGAACAAATTACCAAAGAACTCTATAAGTTATTGACAATGCAAACAAGGGTCTTCTTGGTGCATATGTCACCTGATCTGGCTTCGATCCTCTTCACAATGGCAAAAGAGGTTGGTATGATGAAGAAAGGATTTGTATGGATCATGACAGATGGGCTAACCAATGTCATAGACTCCACGAACCCTTCTGTCATGGAAGCAATGAATGGTGTTTTAGGAGTAAAGTTTTATACTCCTAAATCAGAGGAACTGGATAACTTCACCATACGCTGGAACAGGAGATTACAGATTGATAACCCAAATGATCCACCACTGAAACTAAGCATATTTGAACTCTGGGGCTATGATACTATATGGGCGGTAGCGCAAGCAGTTGAAAACCTTGGTATTAAGAACAAAACATCATTTCAAAAACCAGCAGTTGCAAGAAACATGACAAGCTTGGGAACTTCCCGGCGACTATATCACGGAGAATCAACGACACGGCATTCAGGCTTAGCTTCTGACCTAAACCCGGTAATTTGGCCAGGAAAATCAACAGAGGTACCCAGAGGGTGGGAAGCTGCTGTAAACGGGAAGAAGCTTCGAGTAGGAATGCACGTAAGTGTATACCCACAATTTATGACAAGTGGAAAGGATCCTATCACAGGGGCAACTAAAGCAGAGGGCCTTTCAATTGATGTATTCGAAGAGGCAGTTAAAAGACTTCCCTATGCACTACCTTATGAATATGTGGCATTTGGCACCACGAATGACACAAGCACTGGAGGTTATGATGATTTTGTTTACCAAGTTTACCTTAAG AAATACGATATAGCAATTGGAGACATAACAATCTCAGAGAACAGAATGTCTTACGTCGACTTCACTCTACCGTACACAGAATCAGGAGTGGCAATGGTTGTTCCAGCCAAGAGCAGTAGAACTAACAACACATGGATTTTCGTTGAGCCATTATCACGTGACCTGTGGCTCGGAAGTATCATATTACTTTTCTACACATGGGTTGTTCTCTGGCTATTGGAGTTTCTTGGAAACAACACAAATATCCCGGGCGAAGTTCCCAGAAAGCTCGGGATTATGACCTTCTTTTCCCTGTTTGGAGACA AGGACAGAGTGGAACGCTTACTATCTCGGATAGTTTTGATTGTATGGGTATTTTTCTTCCTTGTATTGTCAGCAAGCTACACCGCGAACTTGGCAACGATGCTTACCATACGACAGCTAAATCCAACTATAACTGATATCCATGAACTCCGCAAAAGCGGGGACTATGTAGGATGCATTCGTGGTTCCTACGTCGAGAGAATATTGGAACAACTCAATTTCGACGGATCGAAGATCAAGACCTATAATACCTATGATGGATTTTACAGTGCGCTCTCAAAGGGAAGCAAAAATGGTGGAATTGCTGCGTTCATTCATGAAGTCCCATACATCAGATTATTTCTTGTAAGGAACTGCAAAGGGTACACTATGGTTCCATTTTATAAAGCAGCAGGTTTTGGATAT GCATTTCCAAAAGGATCTCCTCTAGTTGGGGACATCTCGAAGGCAATCCTCAGCGTAATAGGAGGAGACACTATTAATCAAATTGAGAAGAAATGGATCGGAATCGGATATCAAAACAACTGCAACAACGCGGGGCGTGCACCTGATCCAGAAAAACTCACACCGGATGGTTTTACAGGACTTTTTATACTTAGTGGAGTTGTTTCGACTTCTTCTCTTCTGATAGCCGTGGTGATTTACTTTTATGAAAAGAAAAACTCAACAACTAAGACACAACCTGACCAAAAGGGAGATCAGGCAGAAGGAAATGAAAGAGGTAATGAAGCTGGAGAAGAGATGCAAAACATAGGTCTACAACCAATTGGCCACAGGCGCAATGCTTCAGCTGTCTCTTGGGGGTTTAGAAGAAGTTTTGGCACAAGAGTGGCACCTGTTTCAAGTTCAAGTCGTTTCTAG
- the LOC141022852 gene encoding uncharacterized protein, with product MDGQRPILARSCYQALFLGSTSSPTWQLTWRNWAPLNSKFFIWLASLDRCWTTDRLARHGIQHDPDFSLCSQEPETLHHLLVGCAFSKITWHEILSWCRATVTPPDGSATFFTWWSESIDSSPASLRKGISTIIVLTAWHLWKHRNACVFDGAQPSNTVLSRDIKLEARLWARAGATGLANILRVT from the coding sequence ATGGACGGCCAACGGCCAATACTCGCCCGTTCCTGCTACCAAGCTCTTTTCCTGGGTTCCACCTCCTCGCCCACTTGGCAACTCACTTGGCGGAATTGGGCTCCCCTGAACTCCAAGTTCTTCATCTGGCTCGCCTCACTCGACCGCTGCTGGACCACGGATCGCCTCGCGCGCCATGGAATCCAGCATGACCCCGACTTCTCACTCTGCTCTCAGGAACCGGAGACCCTGCACCACCTCCTTGTGGGCTGCGCCTTCTCTAAGATCACCTGGCACGAGATTCTTTCCTGGTGCCGAGCGACGGTCACTCCACCCGACGGATCGGCCACCTTCTTCACCTGGTGGTCTGAATCCATCGACAGCTCCCCTGCAAGCCTGCGCAAGGGCATCAGCACCATCATCGTCCTCACGGCATGGCATCTTTGGAAGCATCGCAATGCCTGCGTCTTCGATGGCGCACAGCCCTCCAACACGGTGCTTTCCCGCGACATCAAGCTGGAGGCCCGTCTATGGGCGCGAGCGGGTGCCACCGGCCTGGCCAATATACTCCGTGTAACATGA